One Halioglobus japonicus DNA segment encodes these proteins:
- the ispH gene encoding 4-hydroxy-3-methylbut-2-enyl diphosphate reductase: MEIQLANPRGFCAGVDRAIDIVNRALEVFGAPIYVRHEVVHNKFVVGDLRERGAVFVDELDEVPDDCIVIFSAHGVSQAVRNEAQRRQLKVFDATCPLVTKVHMEVARYSREGRECILIGHEGHPEVVGTMGQYDHTAGGEIYLVEDEAQAATLQVREPDSLSYVTQTTLSMDDTARVIDALRERFPRIEGPRKNDICYATQNRQDAVKDLGAGCDLMLVVGSPNSSNSNRLRELAERMGAEAYLLDRAADIDPTWLQGKQRIGVTAGASAPEILVQEVIDRLQALGAEAPVEVQGIPEKVTFSLPKELRIDAVNL; this comes from the coding sequence ATGGAAATTCAACTGGCCAACCCGCGCGGCTTTTGTGCCGGCGTAGATCGGGCCATTGATATTGTTAACCGGGCGCTGGAAGTGTTTGGCGCACCGATCTACGTGCGCCACGAGGTGGTGCACAATAAATTTGTGGTGGGTGATCTGCGTGAGCGGGGCGCCGTGTTTGTCGATGAGCTCGATGAAGTGCCCGACGACTGCATTGTGATTTTCAGCGCACACGGTGTATCCCAGGCGGTGCGCAATGAAGCCCAGCGTCGCCAGCTAAAGGTGTTCGACGCGACCTGCCCGCTGGTAACCAAGGTACACATGGAAGTCGCTCGCTACAGTCGCGAAGGTCGTGAGTGCATTCTTATCGGCCACGAGGGACACCCCGAAGTTGTAGGTACGATGGGGCAGTACGACCACACTGCGGGCGGCGAGATTTATCTTGTCGAGGACGAAGCGCAGGCTGCGACGTTGCAGGTAAGGGAGCCCGACAGTCTGTCTTATGTGACCCAGACCACCCTGTCGATGGACGATACGGCGCGAGTCATCGATGCACTGCGTGAGCGCTTTCCCCGGATTGAAGGGCCGCGCAAGAACGACATTTGCTATGCCACCCAGAATCGCCAGGACGCGGTCAAGGACCTCGGTGCCGGCTGTGACCTTATGCTGGTCGTGGGCTCACCCAATTCCTCTAACTCCAATCGCCTGCGCGAACTGGCCGAGCGTATGGGCGCTGAGGCCTATCTTCTCGACCGGGCAGCGGATATCGATCCCACCTGGCTGCAGGGCAAGCAGCGCATCGGTGTGACCGCCGGGGCCTCCGCACCGGAAATTCTGGTCCAGGAAGTGATCGATCGTCTTCAGGCCCTGGGTGCCGAGGCGCCTGTTGAAGTGCAGGGTATCCCTGAAAAAGTCACCTTCTCGCTGCCCAAAGAGCTGCGCATCGACGCCGTAAACCTGTAA
- the lspA gene encoding signal peptidase II, with protein sequence MLDQYTKGLASNQLHYGVPVEVFSWFNLTLQHNTGAAFSFLSEAGGWQRWFFTVLALVISVGLVIWLFVAERSQWLLSLSLALILGGAIGNVWDRMVLGYVVDFISVHYGGWYFPAFNIADSAITVGAGCMLLESFMVGRTKE encoded by the coding sequence ATGCTGGATCAGTACACCAAGGGGCTGGCCAGCAATCAGCTCCACTACGGCGTTCCGGTCGAGGTGTTCTCCTGGTTTAACCTGACGCTGCAGCACAATACCGGCGCGGCGTTCAGTTTTCTCAGCGAAGCCGGTGGTTGGCAGCGCTGGTTTTTCACGGTGCTGGCATTGGTTATCAGTGTCGGGCTGGTGATCTGGTTGTTTGTCGCCGAGCGTAGTCAATGGCTATTGTCACTCAGTCTGGCATTAATCCTGGGCGGCGCGATTGGCAATGTCTGGGACCGGATGGTCCTCGGTTACGTTGTCGATTTTATCTCGGTCCATTACGGCGGCTGGTACTTCCCCGCCTTCAATATTGCGGACTCGGCCATCACCGTAGGTGCAGGCTGTATGCTGCTGGAGAGCTTTATGGTAGGTAGAACCAAAGAATGA
- the ileS gene encoding isoleucine--tRNA ligase, which yields MSDYKATLNLPKTAFPMKASLAQREPARLKQWADMDLYGKIRQASEGRPKFILHDGPPYANGDLHLGHAVNKILKDIIVKSRGLDGFDAPYVPGWDCHGLPIELNVEKKVGKPGVKVTPAEFRQKCREYAARQVDGQRETFIRMGVFGDWADPYLTMNYQTEADIVRALGRIVGNGHLNKGFKPVHWCTDCGSALAEAEVEYADKHSPAVDVAYAAVDPGAFNAAMGSDYSGEIAVVIWTTTPWTLPASMAVSLHPELEYVLVAAEGRALVVAAELLESCAARYGLESVEILGRCKGADLERQLLQHPFLDRQLPVILGDHVTTEAGTGAVHTAPAHGADDFVVGKRYDIEVYNPVGGNGVYLEGTEYFAGQHVMKANPAIVELLQERGVLMHYEQYEHSYPHCWRHKTPIIFRATPQWFVSMSKEGLRDRALAEIEKVTWHPEWGEARISGMVAGAPDWCISRQRTWGVPIALFIHKQTGELHPRTDELIEQVALQMESRGIDAWFELEPAELLGDEADDYEKVTDTLDVWFDSGVTHVSVLERRSELHKPADLYLEGSDQHRGWFQSSLVTGTAIDGAAPYKSVLTHGFTVDSEGRKMSKSLGNIIAPKTVMNDLGADIMRLWVAATDYRGELSVSDEILKRTADSYRRIRNTARFLLSNLNGFEPATDALPFDDMLSLDRWAIDRTAALQAELAEDYASYNFHQIYQKLHNFCAGDLGGFYLDVIKDRQYTTRTDSIARRSAQTAMYHIGEALVRWIAPILSFTAEEIWENLPGERSESVFLETWYEGLSILADDQSMGREYWRQMVAVRAAVNKEMEARRAAGELRGSLDANVTLYADTELAEQLAALGDELRFVLITSGASIAALAEAPEGAAFSDVEGLRILVDVSTAEKCERCWHRREDVGQHAAHPTLCGRCVENVDGDGEQRSFA from the coding sequence ATGAGTGATTACAAAGCGACCCTGAACCTGCCCAAGACGGCATTCCCCATGAAGGCCAGCCTGGCCCAGCGCGAGCCTGCACGGCTGAAGCAGTGGGCGGATATGGACCTCTACGGCAAGATTCGCCAGGCCTCTGAAGGCCGTCCCAAGTTTATCCTGCACGATGGCCCTCCCTACGCCAACGGCGATCTGCACCTGGGCCACGCGGTTAACAAGATTCTCAAAGACATTATCGTAAAGTCCCGGGGCCTGGACGGCTTCGACGCCCCCTATGTACCCGGCTGGGATTGTCATGGCCTGCCGATTGAGCTGAACGTTGAAAAGAAAGTGGGCAAGCCTGGCGTGAAAGTCACGCCCGCTGAATTCCGCCAGAAGTGCCGTGAGTATGCAGCGCGCCAGGTGGATGGGCAGCGCGAGACGTTTATTCGTATGGGTGTGTTCGGTGATTGGGCCGACCCGTATCTGACCATGAACTACCAGACCGAGGCCGACATTGTGCGTGCCCTCGGACGCATAGTGGGTAACGGCCACCTGAACAAAGGCTTTAAGCCCGTCCACTGGTGCACGGATTGTGGGTCCGCCCTGGCTGAAGCTGAAGTGGAATATGCCGACAAGCATTCACCGGCTGTCGATGTGGCTTATGCCGCTGTCGATCCCGGCGCCTTCAATGCGGCGATGGGCAGTGACTACAGCGGTGAAATCGCTGTGGTGATCTGGACCACCACCCCCTGGACGCTGCCTGCCAGTATGGCCGTGAGCCTGCACCCGGAGCTGGAGTATGTGCTGGTGGCCGCCGAGGGCCGGGCGCTGGTTGTCGCCGCGGAGCTGTTGGAGAGCTGTGCTGCACGCTATGGGCTGGAGAGCGTCGAAATTCTCGGTCGCTGTAAGGGCGCCGATCTGGAGCGCCAGCTGCTGCAGCATCCCTTCCTGGATCGCCAGTTGCCAGTGATTCTCGGTGATCACGTGACCACCGAGGCCGGCACAGGGGCCGTGCACACGGCACCGGCGCACGGCGCCGATGACTTTGTGGTCGGCAAGCGCTACGACATCGAAGTGTATAACCCGGTGGGCGGCAACGGTGTTTACCTCGAGGGAACTGAATACTTTGCCGGCCAGCATGTGATGAAGGCCAACCCGGCGATTGTCGAGCTGCTGCAAGAGCGCGGTGTGCTCATGCACTACGAGCAGTACGAACACTCCTATCCGCACTGCTGGCGTCATAAGACCCCGATCATCTTCCGTGCCACACCGCAGTGGTTTGTGAGCATGAGCAAGGAGGGGCTGCGCGATAGGGCCCTGGCGGAGATCGAGAAAGTCACCTGGCACCCCGAATGGGGTGAAGCGCGCATCAGCGGCATGGTAGCCGGCGCCCCCGACTGGTGTATCTCTCGCCAGCGGACCTGGGGCGTTCCTATTGCCCTGTTTATCCATAAACAGACCGGCGAGTTGCATCCGCGCACCGATGAACTGATCGAGCAGGTTGCACTGCAAATGGAGTCCCGTGGTATCGATGCCTGGTTCGAGCTGGAACCTGCTGAGCTGCTTGGCGATGAGGCCGACGATTACGAGAAAGTGACCGATACCCTGGATGTGTGGTTCGACTCTGGTGTCACCCACGTCAGTGTGCTCGAGCGCCGGTCGGAATTGCACAAACCTGCCGACCTCTACCTGGAGGGCTCGGACCAGCACCGCGGCTGGTTCCAGTCATCGCTGGTGACCGGCACTGCCATCGACGGCGCTGCGCCCTATAAGAGTGTGCTCACGCACGGTTTCACGGTGGACTCCGAAGGCCGCAAGATGTCCAAGTCGCTGGGCAACATCATTGCACCCAAGACGGTCATGAACGATCTCGGCGCCGACATCATGCGCCTGTGGGTGGCTGCCACGGACTATCGCGGCGAATTGAGTGTCAGTGATGAGATCCTCAAGCGGACAGCGGACTCCTATCGCCGGATCCGCAATACTGCGCGCTTCCTGCTTTCAAACCTGAACGGCTTTGAGCCCGCGACCGACGCGTTGCCATTTGACGACATGTTGTCGCTGGATCGCTGGGCAATCGATCGCACCGCTGCCCTGCAGGCAGAGCTTGCCGAGGATTACGCGTCCTATAATTTCCACCAGATTTACCAGAAACTGCACAACTTCTGTGCCGGTGATCTGGGTGGTTTCTATCTGGATGTGATCAAAGACCGTCAGTACACCACGCGCACTGATAGTATCGCGCGTCGCTCGGCGCAAACTGCGATGTACCATATCGGCGAGGCGCTGGTGCGCTGGATTGCGCCTATCCTCAGTTTTACCGCCGAGGAAATCTGGGAAAATCTGCCGGGTGAGCGCAGCGAGTCGGTGTTCCTGGAAACCTGGTACGAGGGCCTTTCCATCCTGGCGGACGATCAATCCATGGGCCGCGAGTACTGGCGCCAGATGGTAGCCGTGCGCGCCGCTGTGAACAAGGAAATGGAAGCGCGTCGCGCGGCCGGAGAACTGCGCGGATCGCTGGACGCGAATGTAACCCTCTATGCCGACACCGAGCTGGCCGAGCAACTCGCTGCGCTGGGTGATGAGTTGCGCTTCGTGCTGATCACGTCTGGCGCCAGCATCGCTGCGCTGGCTGAAGCCCCGGAAGGGGCCGCCTTTAGTGACGTTGAGGGGCTGCGTATCCTGGTTGATGTTTCCACTGCCGAGAAGTGCGAGCGTTGCTGGCATCGCCGTGAAGATGTTGGTCAGCACGCGGCACACCCGACCCTGTGTGGTCGCTGTGTTGAGAACGTGGACGGCGATGGCGAGCAGCGTAGCTTTGCGTAG
- the ribF gene encoding bifunctional riboflavin kinase/FAD synthetase — MELIRGLHNLRPRHRDCVATIGAFDGVHLGHQAVLSHLQSKAAELGLPSTVIVFEPLPREYFSPLQAPARIMSFREKFRAMEALGIDRLLRIRFNERLRAMTAQQFVEQVFVEGLGVKYVVLGDDFRFGNDRQGDVQYIQQQGEIHGYDAGPTPTREWDGSRVSSTRIREALENAYFDRAEEMLGRPYSIAGKVIYGRQLGATIGTPTANLELRRLRAPLAGVYAVEVNGAGLEAARGVANVGVRPTVEDSIKANLEVHLLDRQIQLYGQHIEVTFRHRLRDEKKFGSLEELKENIARDIASTRAWFEQRPA; from the coding sequence ATGGAGTTGATACGCGGCCTGCACAATTTGCGGCCCAGACACCGCGATTGTGTGGCTACGATTGGCGCCTTTGACGGGGTGCATCTGGGCCATCAGGCTGTGCTCAGCCATCTGCAGAGCAAAGCCGCTGAGTTGGGCCTGCCATCAACTGTCATCGTCTTCGAGCCACTGCCGCGCGAGTATTTTTCGCCGCTACAGGCGCCGGCCCGAATTATGAGCTTCCGGGAGAAATTTCGGGCCATGGAAGCACTCGGGATAGATCGTCTGCTGCGCATCCGCTTTAACGAGCGACTTCGCGCCATGACGGCCCAGCAGTTTGTCGAGCAGGTGTTTGTCGAAGGGCTGGGCGTGAAGTACGTCGTACTCGGAGATGACTTTCGCTTTGGCAACGATCGCCAGGGCGATGTCCAGTACATCCAGCAGCAGGGTGAAATCCACGGCTACGATGCGGGGCCGACCCCGACCCGCGAGTGGGATGGTAGCCGGGTGAGCAGTACACGTATCCGCGAAGCATTGGAAAACGCCTATTTTGACCGTGCCGAGGAGATGCTGGGCCGGCCATATTCCATTGCAGGCAAAGTGATTTACGGCCGCCAGTTGGGAGCGACCATCGGTACGCCCACGGCGAACCTGGAATTGCGCCGGTTGCGGGCGCCACTGGCTGGCGTGTATGCCGTGGAAGTGAATGGGGCTGGACTGGAGGCGGCCCGGGGCGTTGCCAATGTCGGTGTGCGTCCGACGGTGGAGGATAGTATCAAGGCCAACCTTGAAGTTCACCTGCTGGACCGCCAGATACAGCTGTACGGCCAGCACATTGAAGTAACGTTCCGCCATCGATTGCGGGACGAAAAGAAGTTTGGCTCTCTGGAGGAGCTCAAAGAGAACATCGCCAGAGATATAGCGAGTACCAGGGCCTGGTTCGAACAACGGCCGGCCTGA
- the smrA gene encoding DNA endonuclease SmrA, translating into MSSDEESLFFDEMSDVVPLKREGRVRLDKKRHRDSSLDQRREAATLDKRDDGNILTEDGLAIAPLDPWYVLDYKRPGVQNGVFRRLKQGRYEAEARLDLHRMTTRIARKELFEFIQESVRLGIRSVIIIHGKGESKAERERSSILKGCTDHWLRELDQVQAFHSAQPRHGGTGAVYVLLRKSEGKKRENREMFMKGRVPYDG; encoded by the coding sequence ATGTCCAGCGACGAAGAGAGCCTGTTTTTCGACGAAATGTCCGACGTGGTCCCGCTTAAGCGTGAGGGGAGGGTGCGCCTGGATAAAAAGCGCCATCGGGATTCCTCGCTGGATCAGCGGCGTGAGGCGGCTACTCTCGATAAGCGCGATGACGGCAATATCCTGACTGAGGACGGTCTGGCCATTGCACCCCTGGATCCATGGTATGTCCTCGATTACAAGCGCCCCGGCGTTCAGAACGGGGTGTTTCGCCGGCTCAAACAGGGCCGCTATGAGGCGGAAGCCCGCCTCGATCTGCACCGCATGACAACCCGGATCGCCCGCAAGGAATTGTTTGAGTTTATCCAGGAGTCGGTGCGCCTGGGGATCCGCAGTGTCATCATTATTCACGGCAAGGGTGAGAGCAAAGCTGAGCGCGAGCGCTCATCTATTCTCAAGGGCTGTACCGATCACTGGTTGCGCGAGCTCGACCAGGTGCAGGCCTTTCACTCGGCCCAGCCCCGCCATGGCGGTACCGGGGCGGTTTATGTCCTGCTGCGCAAGTCCGAGGGAAAGAAGCGCGAGAATCGCGAGATGTTTATGAAGGGTCGGGTACCCTACGACGGCTAG
- a CDS encoding cysteine-rich CWC family protein: MDNSSADQCPLCGEPNQCAMAAGQPAESCWCMTAQIAPEAIERLAPEDKGTRCICPGCGSTPTRSSI; encoded by the coding sequence ATGGACAACAGCAGTGCAGATCAATGCCCTCTCTGCGGCGAGCCCAACCAGTGTGCCATGGCCGCTGGCCAGCCTGCCGAGAGTTGCTGGTGCATGACCGCCCAGATCGCACCGGAGGCCATCGAGCGACTGGCGCCCGAAGACAAAGGCACCCGCTGTATCTGCCCAGGCTGCGGTTCCACCCCCACCAGGAGTTCAATTTGA